The genomic segment AGCCGGTCAGCAGCGCAGCCGTGGAGAGGGAGATGTAGCGCATCAATCGGAGCCTGAAATCGGATTGGGCGTGAACGGGCAACGACACCCATCAACGGTCGCCACATATAGCACGGCGCGGCAACGCGCCACCGGCCATCGGGCGGGTGAGCCCAGGTTGATGCCATGGGCAACAGCCCGGCGCCACGAATCAAACCGCCTCTTGGTCCGTGCGTCATGCCGGACCTGAACCGGCATCCATGACCGGGTGATGCCGCGCCTCACGAGCGCGCCGCCGATTGCGGGTATGGCATTCGTGTTCTGGATACCGGCGTGCGCCGGTATGACAGCTTGGGCTGCGCATGCGGCACCGGCTGGAATCATGCCGACCCGGTCAAGCGAAAAAGGCCCTTTTGGCGGCCCGCCGCTGTCTCGCGTGTCTCAACTGACCGGGACAAACCCGCCGCGATCAAGACAAACCCGAATTGACGATGACAAACGTCGCGCTTCTTCGCTCATCATGCAGTTAAAACTTTGGCATCACCCATGCGTTAACCATTCCAGATGCCGGGATCGCCCTTGCATCCACCAACCCATCTGGAGACTTCACCATGCAGAACGTACAAAAGGGTTTCACCCTCATCGAACTGATGATTGTGGTGGCCATCATCGGCATTTTGGCGGCGATTGCCATTCCGGCTTATCAGGATTACATCGCTCGGTCACAGGTGTCTGAAGGCGTTGTAACCGCCGGCGCGATACGGACAGGCATTGAGGACTTTGCTCAAGCTCAGGGAGCTTTCCCTGACACAGGGGTTTACGACGCTGCAGACCCAGGCAAGTACTTCGCGACCGCAGTGCATGACGAATCTGGCGTTATCACCTTCACGATGGCCGCTGTCGCACCGACGTCCGCTGCGGTGCGCAGTGCTGCATTCACATTTACCCCGTCCTGCAACGCCGACGGCGACACCATCACGGGTTGGGTCTGCGCGGCGGTTGACGAAGAGGACACAAAATATCTCCCGTCTGGATGTCAGGGCACTGTCGTCGCTTGTGGCGCAATCGCTGACGGTGGTGACGGCACGTAAGGGAGTAAGTTGATAGAGCGGTTTGACTACAGACTTTTGCATCTGCCGCAACCCAAAGCCCGCCCTCACCGGCGGGCTTTTTTCTTGGCGGGTACATTGGCGAACGCCTCGCGGCACGCTCGCCCACTGCGACGGGGCAGTGGGCAACCCTCAACCTGGCCGGGCGAAAACGGCTCACCCCTCCGGAGATTTGCGGTGCCCCACTTGAAGGCCTGCCGTTGAAACGCACCGCCCTGTTCGTGCTGATCAGCAGCGCGCTGGGGTATGCCGCCGTGTGTGCGTTGTTGTTTGTGGCCCAGTCGTCGTTGATTTACCACCCGCGCGCCGCGACAGCGGGCGCCAACACCGCCATGACCCTGCCGGTGGACGGCGCGACGCTGCGCGTCAGCCATCGCCCGAAACCGGGGAACCGGGCGCTGATTTACCTGGGTGGCAATGCCGAGGATGTTTCGGCCAGTCTGGCCGGATTTTCGCGGGCGTTCCCCGATCATGCGCTGTACCTGATGCATTACCGGGGCTATGGCGGCAGCACCGGTCAGCCGTCTGAAGCGGCGCTGTTTGCCGATGCGCTGGCGCTTTACGACCGGGTGAAAACCACGCACACGCACATCACCGTGGTGGGTCGCAGTCTGGGCAGTGGTGTGGCCGTGTATCTGGCCAGCCAGCGCCCGGTCAGCCGACTGACGCTGATCACGCCTTACGACAGCATCGCCAATGTGGCAGCGCAGCGGCTGCGAATCATTCCGGTGCAGTGGCTCATGTTCGACAAATATGAGTCGTGGCGTTACGCCCCAAACGTGACGGCAGCCACACGCGTTTTGCTGGCCGAGGCCGACGAAGTCATCCCGCGCGTGCGCAGTGACGCGCTGATGCGGTACTTCCAGCCTGGTGTCGCAACCCTATACGTCATTCCAGGCACTGGTCACAACTCCATCAGCCAGCATCCCGATTATTTGACCTTGCTGCGGTCAGACCCATAAAGAAGCCTGCACAACGTCGCGGCGAACGGGGACGAACGCGTAAACTTCGCGACCTCCTTTCACCTGCGCGTACCTGCCGGTTCGCGTTGAAAACCCGGTCGCCATGGACAAGACGTTCGAACCCGCCGCAGTAGAAGCCCGTTGGCGCCAGAGCTGGGAGGCCGATGGCTGTTTTGCCGCAGGCCAGCACGCGCCGGGCGATGGCGCGCCTTACAGCATCATGATTCCGCCGCCCAACGTCACCGGCACGCTGCATATGGGTCACGCCTTCCAGCACACCATCATGGATGCGCTGATTCGTCACGCCCGCATGAGCGGCAAAGACACGCTGTGGCAGCCCGGCACCGACCACGCGGGTATCGCCACGCAGATGGTGGTGGAGCGCAACCTCAAACAGGCCGGTGAACCGTCGCGCGCTGAACTGGGCCGGAAGCAATTTCTTGACAAGGTCTGGGAATGGAAGAAGTACTCGGCCGGCACCATCAGCGAACAGATTCGCCGCATGGGCTCGTCGGTGGACTGGTCGAGAGACATTTTCACGATGGGCAACCCTGAAAAACCGCGCGACCGATATCCAGAGGCGGTCATCGAGCACTTCGTCAAGCTGCATGAAGACGGACTGATCTATCGCGGCAAGCGGCTGGTCAACTGGGACCCGGTACTGCAAACCGCCATCTCGGACCTTGAAGTGGTGCAGGAAGACGAGAAGGGCCATCTATGGCACTTCCGCTACCCGCTGGCCGACGGCAGCGGGCATCTGGTGGTGGCTACCACCCGCCCCGAAACCATGCTCGGCGACACCGCCGTGGCGGTGCATCCCGAGGATGAGCGTTTCAAACACCTGATCGGCAAGACCATTCGTCTGCCGTTGGTGGACCGCGAGATTCCCATCATTGGCGACGATTACGTTGATCCTGAGTTTGGCTCCGGCTGCGTGAAAATCACGCCGGCGCACGATTTCAACGACTGGCAAGTTGGATTGCGGCATGGTTTAAGAGCCATCAACCTCTTTACGAAATCAGCCCATCTCAAGCGATCACAATTTGATGATATTGACTGGGGACAACGTGCAGAAGATCCACCAGGAGTTGTTCACACAGGACTTCAGTCAAAGCCTTACCCACCTGACCATCAGCATATCCCTGAGCAATACAGAGGGTTAGATCGCTTCGAGGCACGCGTGAGGATCGTCGCCGACATCGACGCCCTTGGCTTACTGGAGAAGGTCGAGGACCACACCCTTAAAGTGCCGCGTGGCGACCGCAGTGGCGCCGTGCTGGAGCCCTACCTCACCGACCAGTGGTTTGTGGACCTCACCCGCAAAACGCTGGAAGACGGACGCCCCGGCGGCTGGGCCCAGATCACCCAACCTGCACTGGACGCGGTCGCATCCGGCCGTATCCAGTTCGTGCCCGACAACTGGAAGACCACCTACAACCACTGGCTCAATAACATCCAGGACTGGTGCATCAGTCGTCAGTTGTGGTGGGGTCACCGCATTCCCGCCTGGTACGACGCGGCAGGCAGGGTCTACGTCGGCCGCAGTGAAGCCGAGGTCCGTGCCAAACACGCGCTGGGGAACATCCCGCTGACCCAAGACGACGACGTCTTCGACACCTGGTTCTCGTCCGACATCTGGCCCTTCGCCACACTGGGCTGGCCAGAGAAAACCCCTGAGCTGAGCAAGTACTACCCGAGCGCGGTCCTGGTGACCGGCTTCGACATTATCTTCTTCTGGGTCGCCCGCATGGTGATGATGGGCCAGTATTTCCAGCAGGAGGTGCCGTTCCGCGAGGTGTACATCACCGGGCTGGTGCGCGACCCCGAAGGCAACAAGATGTCCAAGTCCAAGGGCAATGTGCTGGACCCGCTGGACGTGGTGGACGGCATCACGCTCGATGATTTGGTCGCCAAGCGCACCACGGGCCTGATGCAGCCTGAAATGGCCGCCAAGATCGAAAAGAAATCCCGCAAGGATTACCCCGACGGCATCGCCGCCGTGGGCGTCGACGCGCTGCGCTTCACGTTCGCCGCGCTCGCCACCCAGGGCCGGGACATCCGCTTCGACGCGAGTCGCGCCGAGGGCTATCGCAACTTCTGCAACAAGATCTGGAACGCCGCGCGCTTTGTGCTGATGCAGTGTGAAGACCAAGACTGCGGTCTGCTTTCATCCCCTCTCCCGCAAGCGGGAGAGGGCCAGGGAGAGGGCGTCGGCGCAGCCGACGGAAGCCTTTTGCGCGATGCGCAGCCCTCTCTCGCTCAAGCGAAAGAAGGGCATTACAGCCTCACCGCCGCCGACCGCTGGATCATTTCGCAGCTCCAGCGTGTGGAGCTTGAGGCCGCCGAGCACTTCAAGAACTACCGCTTCGACCTGCTGGCCACGGCGCTCTACCAGTTCATCTGGAACGAGTACTGCGACTGGTATCTGGAGCTCTCGAAACCGGCGCTGCAAACCGGCACGCCCGAGCAGCAGCGCGGCACGCGGCGCACCCTGGTGCGGGTGCTGGAAACCGCGCTGCGCCTGCTGCACCCGATCATGCCGTTCCTCACCGAAGAGGTCTGGCAAAAGCTGGCGCCGCTCGCCGGCAAGACCGGCGCCACGATCATGCACCAGCCCTACCCGGTCGCCGACACCGCCAGGATCGATACGGCCGCCGAAGCCGACATCGACTGGCTGAAAACGGTGATTCTGGGCATTCGCCAGATTCGCGGCGAGATGGACCTATCGCCCGGAAAACCCCTGCCGCTGCTGATCCAGAACGCCAGCGACACCGACCGTGCCCGACTGGCACGTCTGGAGGGTTCGATTCGCTTCCTTGCGCGAATCGAGTCGGTCGAGATGGTCGGCGATGACGCCCCCGAATCGGCCGTGGCGCTGTGCGGCACGATGAAACTGCTGGTGCCCATGGCCGGGCTCATCGACAAGGAAGCCGAGCTGACCCGGCTGGACAAGGCCCTTGCCAAACTCAACGGTGATCGCGAAAAAACCGCTGCGCGCGTCGGGAATCCCAACTTCGGCAAAGCGCCCGAACATGTGCAGCAGCTGGCCCGCGACCTGCTGGCCAAACAGGATGCCGATCTGGCACAACTGGCGGCCCAACGTCGCCAAATCGAGGCCATGTAATGCCGCTGCTGATGCTGTTCGTGTTCGTCGCCACCGAAATCTGGCTGTTGGTGGAACTGGTGAACCGCTTTGGTGCCGGGCCCATCTTCGGGTGGATTTTTCTCACCGGTCTGTTGGGTGTGTGGACCATCAAACACACCGGTCTGAATGCGCTGCGCAAGGTGCAGATCGCGGCAGCGCAGGGCGAGCTGCCCCAGGCATCGCCCCTCGCCGACCTGATGAAGCTGGTCGGCGGATTGATGTTTCTGCTGCCCGGTGTCATTTCCGATGTCATCGGCGCAACGCTGGTGTTGGGTGGCAGTCTTCGAGAACGGCTCGCCGGGCGGCTACAGAGCGGCATCGCCAAGGCTCGACCGGATTTGCGGCGACCTGTCATTCTTGAAGGCGAGTACAAAGCGCAAAATGATGATTAAGCAGTGGTGCGGATGAGGTTTCGCATCATCGCCGTCGAGCCCAAAACCAAAGTCTCTACAATGAAAAATTGGCACGCGTATGTTTTTGCTGCACTCATTTCGTCACTGCCGTTGACCGCCCACGCCAAGGCCAAACCGGGCGAACTGGAAATTCTCGGTTACATCGAAAAGGTCCGTTTCGACAATCCCGATATTGAACTCAAGGCCAAGCTCGACACCGGCGCCACCACCTCATCCCTGAACGCGATCAACAAAGAGCCGTTCGAGAAAGATGGCGAAGAGTGGATTCGCTTCGACATCATCGACCCGGAAGACGAAGACAACCTGATCGGCTTTGAGGCGCCGGTGGTGCGAACGGTGCGCATTCGCCGCCATGATGCCGCGCCGCACGTCCGCCCGGTCGTCGAGTTGGGCATGTGTGTTGGACACGTGTACCAAGTGGCACAATTCAGCCTCACGGACCGAACCGATTTCAACTACCAAGTCTTGGTCGGCCGTAACTTTCTTAAAGGACACATCGTCGTGGATTCCGGCAGCCGTTACGAAACCAAACCCGAATGCAAACCGGCCAAGGGCGATAAAGGCTGATGAAATGGCATGTCCTGGTACTGGCGGCGATGCTGATGCTCACCGCCCTTGGAATCGCTGGCTACAAATGGCAAGTACTGGGATATCCCGTCAAGCCTGATGCGTCGATTGACACTTGGCTGGTCGAAGCCAAGCTGAGCTTCGAAGCCATCGGTGGTGCCACGCGCGCTGCCTTGAACGTGCCCGTCGACCCACCCGGCTATACCGTGCTGGACGAAAACTTCATCTCGCGCGGCTACGGCCTGTCGACAGAATCGGCCGGCACCTCACGCCGCGCCGTCTGGACCACCCGTCGCACCGCCGGCAGCCAAGCCCTCTATTACCGTGCCCGCGTCGTGCGCAGCACCGAGCCGCGCCCGCCTGAGGGCTTGCCAGCGCTGGCGAAGGTCCCCGAGTACGAAGAGCCGTTTGGGGCCGCGGTGCTGGCCGTACTCGACGACGTGCGTGCCCGCAGCGCCGACATTTTTTCGTTCGCGACGGCTCTGGTGATGGAGCTCAACGCCACCCAGCCCAGCCCCAACGTCACGCTGCTGATCGACGGCGCCAACACGGCGGAAGAGAAAGCGGCGCTGGCGGTGCAGATGCTGGCCAGTGCACGCATCCCGGCGCGCAAGGTCTATGGGTTGCCGCTGGTCGATGGCGCGCGCGACATCCAGCCGCGCACCTGGCTGCAGGTCAACAACGGCGAACGCTGGCAGACGCTGGACCCGTTGACCGGCGCCATCGGTCTGCCCGACGACGTGCTGTTGTGGTGGCAAGGTGAGGCGCCGCTGTTTGAGGTCACCCGGTCGCGCAATGCGGTCGCGCAATTCTCTGCGATCAAGAGCGTCGAGCCGGCACTGAGCACGGCTGCATCACGCTCGCGCGCCGAGCAGGCGTCGCTGTCCAAGGTGTCGCTGCTGGACCTGCCGGTGCAAACCCAGAACCTTTACCGGGTTCTGTTGCTGATTCCACTGGGCGCGCTGCTGATCGTGATGCTGCGCAACATCATTGGTGTGCAGACCTTCGGTACGTTCATGCCGGTGCTCATCGCCCTGTCGTTTCGCGAAACCCAATTGGTCGGCGGCGTGGTGCTGTTCACCCTGATCGTCGCGCTGGGGCTGACCATCCGCTTTTATCTGGAACGGCTGAAGCTGCTGCTGGTGCCACGCCTTGCGGCCGTGGTCATCACCGTGATTCTGCTGATGGCCTTGGTCACCATCGCTTCGCATCGCATGAATCTTGAAATTGGCCTGTCGGTGGCGCTGTTCCCGATGGTGATTCTGGCCATGACCATTGAGCGCATGTCCATCGTCTGGGAAGAACTCGGTGCGGGTGACGCCATTCGCCAGGGCATTGGCAGCCTGATCGTCGCGGCCGCGTGTTACCTGTTGATGTTCCACCCGCAGGTCGAACATCTGGTGTTCGTGTTCCCTGAACTGCTGTTACTGGTGTTGGGCATCACGCTGTTGGTGGGCCGCTACACCGGCTACCGGCTCACCGAGTTGCGTCGCTTCCGGGACCTGGCCAAATAAATGTACTTCGCATGGCCAGGCAAGCTGAAGCGGCTGGGCGTGGTCGGCCTGAACCAACGCAACGGCGATTACATTTCGCAGCTCAATCGGCGTAGCGACTATCCCAAGGTCGACAACAAGCTCATCACCAAGCAGCTTGCCGTGGACGCCGGCATCGCCGTCCCCGAGCTTTACGGCGTGGTCGAAACCAATCATGACGCGCAGCGCCTGGCCAGCCTGCTCGCGCCCTATCAGGACTTCGTCATCAAGCCCGCCCATGGCTCCGGCGGCGAAGGTATTGTCGTAATCGATGGCCGGCAGGGTCGACTGTTCCGCAAGGCCAGCGGCCAATTGGTCACGCTGGAGTCGCTGGAGCACCACGTCGGCAACATTCTCAGTGGCATGTACAGCCTCGGTGGCCAGCCCGACCACGCGATGATCGAATATCGCGTGCGCTTTGATCCGCTGTTCAAGGACATCACCTACCAGGGTGTGCCCGACATCCGCACCATCGTCTTCAAGGGCTATCCGGTGATGGCCATGGTGCGGCTGCCCACCCGCAGCTCTGATGGCAAGGCCAACCTGCATCAGGGTGCGGTCGGCGCGGGCATCAACATCGCAACCGGCGTGACCCACCACGGCGTCTTCAACAGCATGAAGATTGACCATCATCCCGATACCGGCCATGCCATTGGCGGCCACGCGATTCCACAATGGGACGTGCTGCTGCGGCTGGCAGCCGGCTGCTTTGAGCTGACCGGGCTCGGGTACCTTGGCGTTGACGTGGTGCTGGATGCCGACAAGGGCCCGCTGATTCTCGAACTCAACGCCCGCCCTGGTTTGGCCATCCAAATTGCCAATGGCACCGGTCTGGCGCCTTACCTGCGCAAGATCGAACGCGATGGCAATCCGAAAGCGTCGGTGGAAGACCGCGTCAGCTACGTCGAGCGCACCCTGGCCGACACGCCGGCTGATTGAACGACAGCGGTAACGTCAGACGCTCCGGCATTGATTAAAGTGGGTCACCACCAACGCGACGTCCTTCGCCAACCGCCGGAGTCACCCGCCCCATGAGCAACACCAAAGCCCTTTCGCCCGGCATTTCGGACTCCCGCGACTGCCCGGCCTGTCCCGGCAAGCCGGTGCTGCAGCGCCTCGCCACCCGCGACGCCGTGCTCGGCGCTGGCCTGACCATCCGCCGCGCCCTGCCGAACCCCGAGCGCCGCATGATTGGCGCGTGGTGCTTTCTCGACCACGCCGGGCCAATGGCTTACGGCCATGGCCAGGGCATCAAAGTGGGGCCCCATCCGCACATCGGCCTGCAGACCTTTTCGTGGATGATCGACGGCGAAATCTTTCACCGCGACAGCCTCGGCACCGAACAGATCATCCGCCGTGGACAGGTCAACCTGATGACCGCCGGGCGCGGCATCGCCCACTCCGAGGATGCGGTGAATGATGATCCTGGCAACCTGCATCTGGCACAGCTGTGGATTGCCCTGCCCGACGCCGTTCGACATTGTGAACCCGCGTTCGAGCACTTCCCCGACCTGCCGCTGATCAACCGCGACGGGTTTCAACTGACGGTGCTGGCCGGCGAACTGCTGGGTCATGAAGCGCCCGGTCGCTTCCACACGCCATTGCTCGGCGTTGACCTACAGGCCGACGCAGCGGCCGCCACCCAAGTCCCCCTGCGGCCCGACTTCGAGCACGGCGTGCTGGTGCTGCGCGGCCAGGTCACGGTGGAAGGTGACGCCATTGCGCCCGGCACCCTGCTCTATCTGGGCACCGGGCGCCGCGACGTGCAGGTGTCATGCACCGAGTCCTGCCAACTGTTGTTCCTGGGCGGCGCCCCGTTTGAAGAGCGCATTCTGCTGTGGTGGAACTTCGTCGGCCGCACCCAGGCCGAGATTGAAAAAGCCACCGACGACTGGAATGCCGGGCAAGGCTTCGGCGCCGTCATCGGCAGTCCTTCTCCGCCCTTGGTCGCGCCTGACCTGACCGGCCTCCACCTCAAAACCCGGTGACCCATCAGATGAAAGCCATTGCCGCCACATCGGTCCGCGCCGCCGCTGACGCCGCGCCCTACCGTAACGAGGTCACCGCCGGTCGCCACACGCTGGTGGCCGACGAACCCGCGTCCGCAGGCGGTCAGAACGCCGGGCCCGCGCCCTACGAGTACCTCCTGGCTGGCCTCGGTGCCTGCACGGTGATGACGCTGACCATGTATGCCGAGCGCAAGGGCTGGCAGCTCGGCAACATCGATCTGGATCTGCGTCTGCTGAAAGACAAAGAGGGTGCCACCCACATTGAGCGCGACCTGCGTTGCAGTGCCGAACTCAGCCCGGAACAGTGGGCACGCCTGCTCGACATCTGCAGCAAGACCCCGGTCACCAAAACCCTGATGGCCGGTGCGACCATTCGCACCCAGCGCGTCGACTGAGCAGACACCATGGCGGCTGAAGGGTATGTGCCGGAGTTGACCAAGGCGGTGTCGCTGCTCGGCGCCGCACTGGTTGCCGTGCCGCTGTTTCGCAAACTCAAACTCGGCTCGGTGCTCGGCTACATCGTCGCCGGCGTGATCATCGGCCCCTTCGGCCTGAAGCTGTTCGTCGATCCCGACGCCATTCTTCACGTCGCCGAACTGGGCGTGGTGATGTTTCTGTTCGTCATCGGCCTGGAGATGCAGCCGTCCAAATTATGGAAGCTGCGCGGGGACATCTTCGGCCTCGGCGCCGCACAGGTCGCGGCCTGCGGTGCACTGCTGACCGGCGCCGGCGTGTTGCTGGGGCTGCCGCCGCTGGTGGCCTTCGTTGGCGGCATGGGTTTTACCCTGTCATCGACCGCGATCGTCTTCCAGATGTTGGGCGAGCGCGGCGAAACCGCCACGCCGCAGGGCCAGCGCGTGGTGTCGATTTTGCTGCTTGAAGACCTGGCCATCGTGCCGCTGCTGGCGCTGGTGGCCTTCCTGGCGCCCGGCACCGTCGAGACCACCGCTGCCGAGCGTAGCCAGGAAATCGCCCTCGCGGTGGGCGCCATCGTCGCGCTGGTGGTGATCGGCCGCTGGCTGCTGAATCCGCTGTTCAGGGTGCTGGCCGCGGCCAAGGCGCGCGAAATGATGACCGCCGCCGCGCTGCTGATCGTGCTCGGCGCGGCACTGCTGATGGAGCTGGGCGGGTTGTCGATGGCGATGGGCGCGTTTCTGGCCGGGGTGCTGCTGTCTGAATCGACCTTCCGCCACCAGCTGGAGGCCGACGTCGAGCCATTTCGCGGCATCCTGCTTGGCCTGTTCTTTCTGGCCGTTGGCATGTCGCTCAACCTGCTGCTGGTGCAGCAGGCGTGGCTGACCGTGGCGCTGTGGGTGCTGGGCTTGAGCGCCGTCAAGATGCTGGCCATTTATGTCGTTGCGCGGGGATTGCGCGCCGGGCATCACGAGGGGCTGTACCGCGCGGTGATGCTCGGTCAGGGCGGCGAGTTTGCCTTCGTGCTGTTCGCGGCGGCGGCCGGCAACGGCATCCTCGATGCCCAGACCAACGCCCTGCTCACCGCCACGGTGATTCTGTCGATGGTGCTGACGCCGCTGATGGTGCTGCTGATGGGCAGACACCTGAAGCCGCCTGCCGCCGCGCACGACCTGACCGACGTCGAGGCCGCCAACGGCCTGCACGGCCAGGTGCTGATGATCGGTTTTGGCCGTTTTGGCCAGGTTGCCAGCCAGTCGCTGCTGGCACATGGCATCAATATCGCCATCATCGAATCCAACCCCGACCGTATTCGCGATGCCGCCAACTTTGGCTTCAAGATTTATTACGGCGACGGCACCCGGCTCGACATCCTCCATGCCTCGGGCGCCGGCCACGCCGACGCGATTCTGGTTTGCACCGACGAAGCCACCACGACCCATCACATCGTGCATTTGCTGAAAGCCGAGTTTCCGCTGGTCAAGGTCATGGCGCGCGCGTACGACCGGGGACACGCACTGCAGCTCATTCAACAGGGGGTCGACTATCAGTTGCGCGAAACCGTCGAATCGGCCCACGTTTTCGGTGAAGCCGCACTGCGCGTGTTGGGCGTTGACGAAGACACCGCCCGTAGCGTCGCCGCCGACATGCGCCGCCGCGACATCGAGCGCCTTGAGCTGCAAGTGCTGGGCGATGTCTATTCCGGCAAGGACCTGCTGGCCAACAACACCCTGCCCGCCGCACCGCTGACCACGCCGCGCAGCGAGGGGCAGGTCATCGACACGGCCGAGCCGAAACCCGAGCGCTGAAGTCACGGGCTCTATACTGCCGCTCCGCCCGACCGCGAAGACATTCCGTCACCCGTGTACCTCTCGCACTTTGGCCTACAGGAGATGCCGTTCAGCATCACGCCCGACCCGGCGTACCTGTACCTGTCGCCCCGCCACCAGGAAGCCCTCGGCCATCTGCTGTACGGCACCGGGCAATACGGCGGCTTCGTGCAACTCACCGGCGAGGTCGGCACCGGCAAGACCACGGTCATTCGAGCCTTGCTGGCGCAGCCCATCGACGACGTGGATGTGGCGATGGTCCACCACCCGCGTTTGTCGGAGCGCGAATTTCTCGCCTCGGTCTGCGATGAGCTGGGCATTCCCGCCAGCACGGACGACAGCCTGCGGGCGCTGATCACGACGCTCAACCAGCACCTCCTCAAGACCCACGCGGCCGGTCGCCGCACGGTACTGATCATCGACGAGGCGCAGAACCTCGACCCGGCGCTGCTGGAACAGGTGCGCCTGCTGACCAACCTTGAAACCCACAAGGAAAAGCTGCTGCGCATCATGCTGGTGGGCCAGCCCGAGTTGAATGATCTGCTCGCCCGCGACGATCTGCGCCAGCTTGCACAGCGCATCACCGCGCGCTTTCACCTGACGCCGCTGGCCGCCAACGAAACCGCCGAGTACGTGCGGCATCGGTTGCGTGTGGCCGGTGCGCGCGGCCCCATCTTCACCCCCGAAGCCCTCACCGCCCTGCACCGTGAAAGCGGCGGCACGCCGCGGTTGATCAACGTGATTGCCGACCGCGCGCTGCTGGGCGCCTACGCCGAACACCTGCTGCAAATTGATGCCGGGCTGGTGGCCCGTGCCGCCGAAGAAGCGCTGGGACACCAGCATTGCAAGATGCCGCCGGCACCCGCCGCGCAACAAACTGAGCGTCGCGCGTGGCTGCCGTGGCTGGAACGCGCCCTGCCGGTCATCGCGCTGCTGCTGGCGTCGGTCTTGTTGCTGCGCAGTTGTGCCCCAACCCTGTTCGCACCCGTGCCGTCGCCTGAATCACAGGCCGACATCGCCGCGACCGAGGTCACTCCCCCGACACCTGTGCCCAGCCTCGAACCCGCGCCAGAGCCTGCAGGCCTGAGCGACTTCGACAGTGCCATGCGGCCGCTACCCGAGCTGCTGGGCACGCTGGTTTCACGCTGGGACGACACCCTGGTGCCGATCCGTGCCAGCACCCTGTGCCTGGATCTGCAACCCGACGGCTACGAGTGCCATCGCGACGACGGCGGCTTTGCACGGCTCACGCAACTGGGGCGCCCGGCCATCGTCGAGCTGAGCATTCTTGACCAGACCCACCACGTGCTGGTGCTGTGGCTTTCGGCCACCGAAGCCGGGCTGTTCACGCCCGACGGCCCCATCACCGTGGACCGCGAAACCCTGGAGATACTCGCGCCCGGCGA from the Polycyclovorans algicola TG408 genome contains:
- a CDS encoding pilin, producing MQNVQKGFTLIELMIVVAIIGILAAIAIPAYQDYIARSQVSEGVVTAGAIRTGIEDFAQAQGAFPDTGVYDAADPGKYFATAVHDESGVITFTMAAVAPTSAAVRSAAFTFTPSCNADGDTITGWVCAAVDEEDTKYLPSGCQGTVVACGAIADGGDGT
- a CDS encoding alpha/beta hydrolase, yielding MKRTALFVLISSALGYAAVCALLFVAQSSLIYHPRAATAGANTAMTLPVDGATLRVSHRPKPGNRALIYLGGNAEDVSASLAGFSRAFPDHALYLMHYRGYGGSTGQPSEAALFADALALYDRVKTTHTHITVVGRSLGSGVAVYLASQRPVSRLTLITPYDSIANVAAQRLRIIPVQWLMFDKYESWRYAPNVTAATRVLLAEADEVIPRVRSDALMRYFQPGVATLYVIPGTGHNSISQHPDYLTLLRSDP
- a CDS encoding valine--tRNA ligase produces the protein MDKTFEPAAVEARWRQSWEADGCFAAGQHAPGDGAPYSIMIPPPNVTGTLHMGHAFQHTIMDALIRHARMSGKDTLWQPGTDHAGIATQMVVERNLKQAGEPSRAELGRKQFLDKVWEWKKYSAGTISEQIRRMGSSVDWSRDIFTMGNPEKPRDRYPEAVIEHFVKLHEDGLIYRGKRLVNWDPVLQTAISDLEVVQEDEKGHLWHFRYPLADGSGHLVVATTRPETMLGDTAVAVHPEDERFKHLIGKTIRLPLVDREIPIIGDDYVDPEFGSGCVKITPAHDFNDWQVGLRHGLRAINLFTKSAHLKRSQFDDIDWGQRAEDPPGVVHTGLQSKPYPPDHQHIPEQYRGLDRFEARVRIVADIDALGLLEKVEDHTLKVPRGDRSGAVLEPYLTDQWFVDLTRKTLEDGRPGGWAQITQPALDAVASGRIQFVPDNWKTTYNHWLNNIQDWCISRQLWWGHRIPAWYDAAGRVYVGRSEAEVRAKHALGNIPLTQDDDVFDTWFSSDIWPFATLGWPEKTPELSKYYPSAVLVTGFDIIFFWVARMVMMGQYFQQEVPFREVYITGLVRDPEGNKMSKSKGNVLDPLDVVDGITLDDLVAKRTTGLMQPEMAAKIEKKSRKDYPDGIAAVGVDALRFTFAALATQGRDIRFDASRAEGYRNFCNKIWNAARFVLMQCEDQDCGLLSSPLPQAGEGQGEGVGAADGSLLRDAQPSLAQAKEGHYSLTAADRWIISQLQRVELEAAEHFKNYRFDLLATALYQFIWNEYCDWYLELSKPALQTGTPEQQRGTRRTLVRVLETALRLLHPIMPFLTEEVWQKLAPLAGKTGATIMHQPYPVADTARIDTAAEADIDWLKTVILGIRQIRGEMDLSPGKPLPLLIQNASDTDRARLARLEGSIRFLARIESVEMVGDDAPESAVALCGTMKLLVPMAGLIDKEAELTRLDKALAKLNGDREKTAARVGNPNFGKAPEHVQQLARDLLAKQDADLAQLAAQRRQIEAM
- a CDS encoding FxsA family protein, which translates into the protein MPLLMLFVFVATEIWLLVELVNRFGAGPIFGWIFLTGLLGVWTIKHTGLNALRKVQIAAAQGELPQASPLADLMKLVGGLMFLLPGVISDVIGATLVLGGSLRERLAGRLQSGIAKARPDLRRPVILEGEYKAQNDD
- a CDS encoding ATP-dependent zinc protease family protein, which gives rise to MEILGYIEKVRFDNPDIELKAKLDTGATTSSLNAINKEPFEKDGEEWIRFDIIDPEDEDNLIGFEAPVVRTVRIRRHDAAPHVRPVVELGMCVGHVYQVAQFSLTDRTDFNYQVLVGRNFLKGHIVVDSGSRYETKPECKPAKGDKG
- a CDS encoding inactive transglutaminase family protein, which codes for MMKWHVLVLAAMLMLTALGIAGYKWQVLGYPVKPDASIDTWLVEAKLSFEAIGGATRAALNVPVDPPGYTVLDENFISRGYGLSTESAGTSRRAVWTTRRTAGSQALYYRARVVRSTEPRPPEGLPALAKVPEYEEPFGAAVLAVLDDVRARSADIFSFATALVMELNATQPSPNVTLLIDGANTAEEKAALAVQMLASARIPARKVYGLPLVDGARDIQPRTWLQVNNGERWQTLDPLTGAIGLPDDVLLWWQGEAPLFEVTRSRNAVAQFSAIKSVEPALSTAASRSRAEQASLSKVSLLDLPVQTQNLYRVLLLIPLGALLIVMLRNIIGVQTFGTFMPVLIALSFRETQLVGGVVLFTLIVALGLTIRFYLERLKLLLVPRLAAVVITVILLMALVTIASHRMNLEIGLSVALFPMVILAMTIERMSIVWEELGAGDAIRQGIGSLIVAAACYLLMFHPQVEHLVFVFPELLLLVLGITLLVGRYTGYRLTELRRFRDLAK